One part of the Drosophila teissieri strain GT53w chromosome 3R, Prin_Dtei_1.1, whole genome shotgun sequence genome encodes these proteins:
- the LOC122618753 gene encoding anoctamin-1 isoform X4, producing the protein MTDPDFVKGDGGGVYDDRECSCPREFYQRGEINSSLFFEDCIRSIDFVLAYRINTHEPTELENTEKRRVFEANLISQGLEVEASQKDQIWFVKIHAPLEVLRRYAEILKLRMPMKESLCNLRIYERSNRLRNAAHYLTNKIPGMSVVNRSTKSVFSSLKHVFQFFLRNIYVDEEIFPKRAHRFTAIYSRDKEYLFDIRQDCFFTTAVRSRIVEFILDRQRFPAKNQHDMAFGIERLIAEGVYSAAYPLHDGEITETGTMRALLYKHWASVPKWYRYQPLDDIKEYFGVKIGLYFAWLGYYTYMLLLASIVGVICFLYSWFSLKNYVPVKDICQSGNTNITMCPLCDWCNFWDLKETCNYAKVTYLIDNPSTVFFAVFMSFWATLFLELWKRYSAEITHRWDLTGFDVHEEHPRPQYLARLEHIPPTRVDYVTNIKEPTVPFWRMKLPATVFSFSVVLLLIALAFVALLAVVVYRMSMLAALKVGASPMTTSSAIVLATASAAFVNLCLLYILNYMYNHLAEYLTELEMWRTQTQFDDSLTLKIYLLQFVNYYASIFYIAFFKGKFVGHPGEYNKLFDYRQEECSSGGCLTELCIQLAIIMVGKQAFNTILEVYLPMFWRKVLAVQVGLSRLFNITPNPDKTKDERWMRDFKLLDWGARGLFPEYLEMVLQYGFVTIFVAAFPLAPFFALLNNILEMRLDAKKLLTHHKRPVSQRVRDIGVWYRILDCIGKLSVITNGFIIAFTSDMIPRLVYRHYVNKNGTLDGYLNFTLSEFKVADSPTLYSLAGDLSNITTCRYTDFRLPPSSPEKYTLSSMFYIILACRLGFVVVFENFVALVMILVRWCIPDMSVELRDQIRREVYVTNEIIIDQEAHRARFERAKRSSSVLQTPVDQDMDAASIQEPNAKFINIEKLLNENLTQIEMDAIIHGENAITGISGADCLDEVHKKLSD; encoded by the exons ATGACTGATCCGGATTTTGTGAAGGGCGATGGAGGCGGCGTCTACGATGATCGCGAGTGCAGCTGCCCCAGGGAGTTTTACCAGCGGGGTGAGATTAACAGCTCGCTGTTCTTTGAGGACTGCATCCGCTCCATTGACTTCGTCCTGGCCTACAGGATCAATACTCACGAGCCCACGGAGCTGGAAAACACGGAAAAGCGCCGTGTTTTCGAGGCGAATCTCATTAGTCAGGGACTGGAGGTGGAGGCCAGTCAGAAGGACCAAATCTGGTTCGTCAAG atCCATGCTCCTTTGGAGGTCCTGCGACGGTATGCGGAAATTCTTAAGCTGCGCATGCCCATGAAGGAA TCGTTATGCAATTTGCGCATATATGAAAGATCGAATCGCCTACGAAATGCGGCCCATTACCTGACCAATAAG ATTCCAGGAATGTCCGTGGTTAATCGATCGACCAAAAGCGTGTTTTCTAGTCTTAAACATGTTTTCCAATTCTTTCTGCGCAACATTTATGTGGACGAGGAAATTTTTCCAAAGCGAGCTCATCGATTCACCGCCATTTACAGTCGCGATAAGGAATATCT CTTTGACATCCGACAGGATTGTTTCTTCACCACCGCCGTCCGTTCCCGCATCGTAGAGTTCATCCTAGATCGCCAGCGATTTCCTGCCAAGAATCAACATGACATGGCCTTCGGTATTGAGCGACTGATTGCCGAGGGTGTCTACTCTGCTGCCTATCCACTCCACGAT GGTGAAATAACCGAGACGGGTACAATGAGAGCGCTGCTGTACAAACATTGGGCCTCTGTTCCCAAATGGTATCGCTATCAGCCCTTGGATGACATCAAAGAATACTTTGGTGTCAAAATTG GCTTGTACTTCGCCTGGCTGGGCTACTACACctacatgttgctgctggcctcGATAGTAGGTGTCATTTGTTTCCTATACTCATGGTTCTCCCTTAAAAACTATGTGCCTGT GAAAGATATTTGCCAGAGTGGTAATACAAACATAACTATGTGTCCTCTTTGTGATTGGTGCAACTTTTGGGACCTGAAAGAGACCTGCAACTATGCCAAAGTCACATACCTCATTGACAATCCCAGCACCGTGTTCTTCGCCGTCTTTATGTCCTTTTGGGCCACCCTGTTCCTGGAGCTGTGGAAGCGATACTCCGCCGAAATAACACACCGCTGGGATCTGACGGGATTCGATGTGCATGAAGAGCATCCGAGACCACAGTACTTGGCACGTTTGGAACACATACCGCCGACCAGAGTGGATTATGTGACCAACATAAAGGAGCCAACAGTTCCCTTTTGGCGCATGAAACTTCCCGCCACCGTGTTCAGTTTTTCAGTGGTACTGCTCCTAATTGCGCTGGCATTTGTGGCTCTGCTGGCAGTGGTTGTATACCGAATGTCAATGCTGGCGGCTCTTAAAGTGGGTGCTAGTCCCATGACCACCTCTAGCGCAATTGTCCTGGCCACTGCATCAGCAGCTTTTGTGAATCTGTGCCTGCTCTACATACTTAATTAT atgtACAATCATTTGGCGGAGTACCTGACAGAGCTGGAAATGTGGCGCACTCAAACTCAGTTCGATGACTCGCTGACCCTTAAAATTTATCTCCTGCAGTTTGTCAACTACTATGCCTCCATTTTTTACATTGCTTTCTTTAAGGGAAAATTCGTGGGTCACCCGGGGGAgtataataaactttttgaTTATCGCCAGGAGGAG TGCTCTTCCGGCGGCTGCTTAACGGAGCTGTGCATCCAGTTGGCTATTATAATGGTGGGCAAGCAGGCATTCAACACAATTCTTGAGGTGTATCTTCCCATGTTCTGGCGAAAGGTTTTGGCCGTTCAGGTCGGGCTGTCGCGACTTTTTAACATCACTCCGAACCCAGACAAGACGAAAGACGAACGCTGGATGCGGGATTTCAAGTTACTGGATTGGGGTGCCCGAGGTCTGTTTCCCGAGTATTTGGAGATGGTCTTGCAGTACGGCTTCGTAACCATATTTGTGGCCGCTTTTCCCCTGGCGCCATTCTTTGCCCTACTAAATAATATCCTGGAAATGCGTTTGGATGCAAAGAAACTATTGACCCACCACAAGCGTCCAGTATCACAACGAGTTCGAGATATAGGAGTGTGGTATCGGATCCTGGACTGCATAGGCAAACTTAGCGTGATCACAAAT GGATTCATCATTGCCTTTACCTCTGACATGATTCCGCGTTTGGTGTACCGGCATTACGTGAACAAGAACGGAACTCTCGATGGTTACCTCAACTTTACGCTATCAGAGTTCAAAGTCGCTGATTCACCCACCTTGTATAGCTTAGCTGGCGATCTCTCCAACATAACAACGTGCAG ATACACAGACTTTCGACTGCCACCATCCTCTCCAGAAAAATACACGTTGAGCAGCATGTTCTACATAATTCTGGCCTGCCGATTGGGTTTTGTGGTTGTCTTTGAA AACTTTGTGGCACTGGTGATGATTTTGGTGCGTTGGTGCATTCCGGACATGAGCGTGGAACTGCGCGACCAAATCCGACGGGAAGTGTATGTGACCAATGAAATTATCATCGATCAGGAGGCCCACCGGGCTCGTTTTG AGCGCGCCAAGCGCAGCAGTTCGGTGCTCCAGACGCCAGTTGACCAGGACATGGATGCTGCCTCCATTCAAGAGCCCAATGCCAAGTTCATAAACATTGAAAAGCTCCTCAATGAAAACCTCACCCAGATCGAAATGGATGCTATCATACACGGCGAAAATGCAATAACAGGAATTTCCGGTGCAGATTGCTTAGACGAAGTGCACAAAAAACTTAGCGACTAA
- the LOC122618753 gene encoding anoctamin-1 isoform X5, with the protein MTDPDFVKGDGGGVYDDRECSCPREFYQRGEINSSLFFEDCIRSIDFVLAYRINTHEPTELENTEKRRVFEANLISQGLEVEASQKDQIWFVKIHAPLEVLRRYAEILKLRMPMKEIPGMSVVNRSTKSVFSSLKHVFQFFLRNIYVDEEIFPKRAHRFTAIYSRDKEYLFDIRQDCFFTTAVRSRIVEFILDRQRFPAKNQHDMAFGIERLIAEGVYSAAYPLHDGEITETGTMRALLYKHWASVPKWYRYQPLDDIKEYFGVKIGLYFAWLGYYTYMLLLASIVGVICFLYSWFSLKNYVPVKDICQSGNTNITMCPLCDWCNFWDLKETCNYAKVTYLIDNPSTVFFAVFMSFWATLFLELWKRYSAEITHRWDLTGFDVHEEHPRPQYLARLEHIPPTRVDYVTNIKEPTVPFWRMKLPATVFSFSVVLLLIALAFVALLAVVVYRMSMLAALKVGASPMTTSSAIVLATASAAFVNLCLLYILNYMYNHLAEYLTELEMWRTQTQFDDSLTLKIYLLQFVNYYASIFYIAFFKGKFVGHPGEYNKLFDYRQEECSSGGCLTELCIQLAIIMVGKQAFNTILEVYLPMFWRKVLAVQVGLSRLFNITPNPDKTKDERWMRDFKLLDWGARGLFPEYLEMVLQYGFVTIFVAAFPLAPFFALLNNILEMRLDAKKLLTHHKRPVSQRVRDIGVWYRILDCIGKLSVITNGFIIAFTSDMIPRLVYRHYVNKNGTLDGYLNFTLSEFKVADSPTLYSLAGDLSNITTCRYTDFRLPPSSPEKYTLSSMFYIILACRLGFVVVFENFVALVMILVRWCIPDMSVELRDQIRREVYVTNEIIIDQEAHRARFERAKRSSSVLQTPVDQDMDAASIQEPNAKFINIEKLLNENLTQIEMDAIIHGENAITGISGADCLDEVHKKLSD; encoded by the exons ATGACTGATCCGGATTTTGTGAAGGGCGATGGAGGCGGCGTCTACGATGATCGCGAGTGCAGCTGCCCCAGGGAGTTTTACCAGCGGGGTGAGATTAACAGCTCGCTGTTCTTTGAGGACTGCATCCGCTCCATTGACTTCGTCCTGGCCTACAGGATCAATACTCACGAGCCCACGGAGCTGGAAAACACGGAAAAGCGCCGTGTTTTCGAGGCGAATCTCATTAGTCAGGGACTGGAGGTGGAGGCCAGTCAGAAGGACCAAATCTGGTTCGTCAAG atCCATGCTCCTTTGGAGGTCCTGCGACGGTATGCGGAAATTCTTAAGCTGCGCATGCCCATGAAGGAA ATTCCAGGAATGTCCGTGGTTAATCGATCGACCAAAAGCGTGTTTTCTAGTCTTAAACATGTTTTCCAATTCTTTCTGCGCAACATTTATGTGGACGAGGAAATTTTTCCAAAGCGAGCTCATCGATTCACCGCCATTTACAGTCGCGATAAGGAATATCT CTTTGACATCCGACAGGATTGTTTCTTCACCACCGCCGTCCGTTCCCGCATCGTAGAGTTCATCCTAGATCGCCAGCGATTTCCTGCCAAGAATCAACATGACATGGCCTTCGGTATTGAGCGACTGATTGCCGAGGGTGTCTACTCTGCTGCCTATCCACTCCACGAT GGTGAAATAACCGAGACGGGTACAATGAGAGCGCTGCTGTACAAACATTGGGCCTCTGTTCCCAAATGGTATCGCTATCAGCCCTTGGATGACATCAAAGAATACTTTGGTGTCAAAATTG GCTTGTACTTCGCCTGGCTGGGCTACTACACctacatgttgctgctggcctcGATAGTAGGTGTCATTTGTTTCCTATACTCATGGTTCTCCCTTAAAAACTATGTGCCTGT GAAAGATATTTGCCAGAGTGGTAATACAAACATAACTATGTGTCCTCTTTGTGATTGGTGCAACTTTTGGGACCTGAAAGAGACCTGCAACTATGCCAAAGTCACATACCTCATTGACAATCCCAGCACCGTGTTCTTCGCCGTCTTTATGTCCTTTTGGGCCACCCTGTTCCTGGAGCTGTGGAAGCGATACTCCGCCGAAATAACACACCGCTGGGATCTGACGGGATTCGATGTGCATGAAGAGCATCCGAGACCACAGTACTTGGCACGTTTGGAACACATACCGCCGACCAGAGTGGATTATGTGACCAACATAAAGGAGCCAACAGTTCCCTTTTGGCGCATGAAACTTCCCGCCACCGTGTTCAGTTTTTCAGTGGTACTGCTCCTAATTGCGCTGGCATTTGTGGCTCTGCTGGCAGTGGTTGTATACCGAATGTCAATGCTGGCGGCTCTTAAAGTGGGTGCTAGTCCCATGACCACCTCTAGCGCAATTGTCCTGGCCACTGCATCAGCAGCTTTTGTGAATCTGTGCCTGCTCTACATACTTAATTAT atgtACAATCATTTGGCGGAGTACCTGACAGAGCTGGAAATGTGGCGCACTCAAACTCAGTTCGATGACTCGCTGACCCTTAAAATTTATCTCCTGCAGTTTGTCAACTACTATGCCTCCATTTTTTACATTGCTTTCTTTAAGGGAAAATTCGTGGGTCACCCGGGGGAgtataataaactttttgaTTATCGCCAGGAGGAG TGCTCTTCCGGCGGCTGCTTAACGGAGCTGTGCATCCAGTTGGCTATTATAATGGTGGGCAAGCAGGCATTCAACACAATTCTTGAGGTGTATCTTCCCATGTTCTGGCGAAAGGTTTTGGCCGTTCAGGTCGGGCTGTCGCGACTTTTTAACATCACTCCGAACCCAGACAAGACGAAAGACGAACGCTGGATGCGGGATTTCAAGTTACTGGATTGGGGTGCCCGAGGTCTGTTTCCCGAGTATTTGGAGATGGTCTTGCAGTACGGCTTCGTAACCATATTTGTGGCCGCTTTTCCCCTGGCGCCATTCTTTGCCCTACTAAATAATATCCTGGAAATGCGTTTGGATGCAAAGAAACTATTGACCCACCACAAGCGTCCAGTATCACAACGAGTTCGAGATATAGGAGTGTGGTATCGGATCCTGGACTGCATAGGCAAACTTAGCGTGATCACAAAT GGATTCATCATTGCCTTTACCTCTGACATGATTCCGCGTTTGGTGTACCGGCATTACGTGAACAAGAACGGAACTCTCGATGGTTACCTCAACTTTACGCTATCAGAGTTCAAAGTCGCTGATTCACCCACCTTGTATAGCTTAGCTGGCGATCTCTCCAACATAACAACGTGCAG ATACACAGACTTTCGACTGCCACCATCCTCTCCAGAAAAATACACGTTGAGCAGCATGTTCTACATAATTCTGGCCTGCCGATTGGGTTTTGTGGTTGTCTTTGAA AACTTTGTGGCACTGGTGATGATTTTGGTGCGTTGGTGCATTCCGGACATGAGCGTGGAACTGCGCGACCAAATCCGACGGGAAGTGTATGTGACCAATGAAATTATCATCGATCAGGAGGCCCACCGGGCTCGTTTTG AGCGCGCCAAGCGCAGCAGTTCGGTGCTCCAGACGCCAGTTGACCAGGACATGGATGCTGCCTCCATTCAAGAGCCCAATGCCAAGTTCATAAACATTGAAAAGCTCCTCAATGAAAACCTCACCCAGATCGAAATGGATGCTATCATACACGGCGAAAATGCAATAACAGGAATTTCCGGTGCAGATTGCTTAGACGAAGTGCACAAAAAACTTAGCGACTAA